The proteins below are encoded in one region of Gloeocapsa sp. DLM2.Bin57:
- a CDS encoding glycosyltransferase: protein MESQQPNSLLLVVIVNYRTADLTVDCLKSLEAEVQNLPGTEVVVVDNASGDNSVEQIQKAIDEQNWQPWVKLIASERNGGYAYGNNLAIRPALESTNPPQYVLLLNPDTIVRSEAIATLVQFMEKHSDIGIAGSRLEDPDGKPQRSAFRFHSILSEFEGGMRLGMVSQLLSKWKVAPEVSDVDCRTDWVAGASMIIRLEVFKDVGLLDEEYFMYYEEVDFCLQAKRKGWSCWYVPESRVVHFVGQSSGVTNTKITPKRRPLYWFESRERYFIKNYGKFYTFLADLMWMIGFIVWKGRNSIEKKPNNDPPYLLTDFWQNSILVKKNSMTTQLQNPETKTELSLWSQLKEDWIAHEKDWTRPGFRAVAVCRFGVWRMKIQPKLLRAPFSILYRAMYRHVRNVYGIEIPYSVNLGRRVIVEHQGCIVIHGNCTIGDDCVIRQGVTIGNRYLDKPLEAPQLGARVNVGAGAKILGKLVIGDDVSIGANSVVLTDIPAGKTAVGIPAKIL from the coding sequence ATGGAATCACAGCAACCCAATAGTCTTTTGTTGGTGGTGATAGTTAATTACCGTACAGCAGACTTAACCGTCGATTGTCTAAAATCTTTAGAAGCAGAAGTTCAAAATCTACCAGGAACTGAAGTTGTCGTAGTAGATAATGCTTCTGGAGATAACTCTGTAGAACAAATTCAAAAAGCGATAGATGAACAAAATTGGCAACCTTGGGTAAAACTTATAGCCTCAGAGCGTAATGGTGGTTATGCTTATGGTAATAATTTAGCCATTAGACCAGCTTTAGAATCAACTAACCCTCCCCAATACGTTTTACTACTCAATCCTGATACGATAGTGCGTAGTGAAGCGATCGCCACTTTAGTGCAATTTATGGAAAAACATTCTGACATAGGAATAGCAGGAAGTCGTCTTGAAGATCCAGACGGTAAACCCCAGCGTTCAGCATTTCGTTTTCATAGTATATTGAGCGAATTTGAAGGGGGTATGCGTTTAGGGATGGTTTCCCAATTACTGAGTAAATGGAAAGTAGCACCTGAAGTTTCCGATGTTGACTGTAGAACAGATTGGGTCGCAGGAGCAAGTATGATTATTCGTCTGGAAGTATTCAAGGATGTAGGATTACTCGACGAGGAATATTTTATGTATTACGAAGAAGTAGATTTTTGTTTACAAGCCAAAAGGAAGGGGTGGTCTTGTTGGTATGTACCCGAGAGTCGAGTTGTTCATTTTGTCGGACAAAGTTCGGGAGTAACCAATACTAAAATTACCCCCAAAAGAAGACCACTATACTGGTTTGAATCAAGAGAGCGCTATTTTATTAAAAACTATGGTAAATTTTATACATTTCTCGCTGATTTGATGTGGATGATTGGTTTTATTGTGTGGAAAGGTAGAAACAGTATTGAAAAGAAACCCAATAATGATCCACCTTATTTACTTACTGATTTTTGGCAAAATAGTATTTTAGTAAAAAAAAATAGTATGACAACACAGCTACAAAATCCAGAGACTAAAACAGAACTAAGTTTATGGTCACAACTCAAAGAAGATTGGATCGCTCACGAAAAAGATTGGACAAGACCAGGTTTTAGAGCAGTTGCTGTATGTCGCTTTGGTGTTTGGCGAATGAAAATTCAACCCAAACTATTACGCGCACCATTTAGTATTCTTTATCGTGCTATGTATCGACACGTCAGAAACGTTTATGGTATTGAAATACCCTATTCTGTTAATTTAGGTCGTCGAGTCATCGTGGAACATCAAGGTTGTATCGTCATTCACGGGAATTGCACTATTGGTGATGATTGCGTTATTCGTCAAGGAGTTACTATCGGTAATCGTTATCTAGATAAACCACTAGAAGCACCCCAATTAGGTGCAAGAGTGAATGTAGGAGCAGGTGCTAAAATTCTGGGTAAATTAGTGATTGGTGATGATGTAAGTATTGGTGCTAACTCTGTCGTCCTAACAGATATACCTGCGGGTAAAACCGCTGTAGGTATTCCTGCTAAAATACTTTAA
- a CDS encoding NAD(P)/FAD-dependent oxidoreductase codes for MLDKPIEVLILGGGFGGLYTAIKLSKSALVKQQKCKITLVEQKERFLFTPLLYELLTAELQPWEIAPSYQKLLTSTPINFCQQRVNSIDLAQRRVTLANQQSLSYDYLVLALGSENRRATVTGSESVLYFRTLADAELLNERLKLLEYTEKRFIRVGVVGGGANGVELACKLAARLGDRADIYLLEKGTQLLKHFSRGVQTAANRAIMKRKITVIYDSQIREITPEKIILTNQTIPIDLVIWTVGTQPLSWLTNLDCQQTPQGKLLTTSTLQLLNYPEVFTLGDILEIPHQIIPQTAQAAYQAANCVAVNLQAQILGKPLKTFRYLHLGDMLTLGKKAAVISCYGFNLEGFIADKIRRLVYIQRLPTQRHRYQVLSNVLGNSLLRKLRFCRWQLKRFLSLTLRARKRLTENKE; via the coding sequence ATGTTAGATAAACCAATAGAAGTGTTAATTCTCGGTGGGGGGTTTGGCGGTTTATACACTGCTATAAAATTAAGTAAATCAGCATTAGTTAAACAGCAAAAGTGTAAAATAACCCTGGTAGAGCAAAAAGAACGTTTTTTATTTACTCCTCTGTTATACGAGTTATTAACAGCAGAATTGCAACCTTGGGAAATTGCACCTTCTTATCAAAAGTTACTCACTTCCACTCCCATTAATTTCTGTCAACAACGAGTAAATAGCATAGATTTAGCACAACGTCGCGTTACTTTAGCTAATCAACAGTCACTCTCTTACGATTATCTGGTTTTAGCTTTAGGAAGTGAAAATCGTCGCGCTACTGTTACTGGTAGCGAATCTGTACTCTATTTTCGTACCCTAGCTGATGCAGAATTACTCAACGAACGCTTAAAATTATTAGAGTACACCGAAAAACGCTTTATCCGTGTAGGGGTTGTGGGTGGTGGTGCTAATGGGGTAGAATTAGCTTGTAAGCTGGCAGCTCGTTTGGGCGATCGCGCTGATATCTACTTATTAGAAAAGGGAACACAACTATTAAAACACTTTTCCCGAGGTGTACAAACAGCAGCTAATCGCGCTATTATGAAACGAAAAATTACCGTAATTTATGATAGCCAGATTAGAGAAATTACTCCAGAAAAAATTATTCTAACTAACCAAACTATACCCATAGATTTAGTAATTTGGACAGTAGGTACTCAACCTTTATCCTGGTTAACTAATCTAGATTGTCAACAAACTCCACAGGGAAAATTATTAACTACTTCTACTCTCCAATTACTTAATTATCCCGAAGTATTCACCCTTGGAGATATCCTAGAAATTCCCCATCAAATCATTCCCCAAACCGCACAAGCTGCTTATCAAGCTGCTAATTGTGTCGCGGTCAATCTCCAAGCACAAATATTAGGTAAACCCCTCAAAACCTTTCGTTATTTACACTTAGGAGATATGTTAACTTTAGGTAAAAAAGCCGCTGTAATTTCTTGTTATGGCTTTAATCTAGAAGGCTTTATCGCTGATAAAATCAGGAGACTAGTTTATATTCAGCGTCTCCCCACACAACGTCATCGTTACCAAGTTTTGAGTAATGTTTTAGGTAATTCTTTATTAAGAAAACTTCGGTTTTGTCGTTGGCAATTGAAGCGATTTTTATCTCTAACCCTACGTGCTAGGAAACGTTTAACAGAAAATAAAGAATAA
- a CDS encoding cyanoexosortase B system-associated protein, which produces MYFAKEHLSRLVLVGFFIVIILTIALPSYWTGDLRWSDVQEVNLSQLNRIKTTGLYIRGWQNFKVEVIYIDGSQWVYQVIARQPQQLAVLFMRTQPYYKDKPSVEWSDLEAPGGLQRDSLTRIKFTAPESDTVTARFLRARMNERTFAIVQWYAWLNGGSFHPQNWFWRDQLAQLQGKRLPWLAVSLHIPINPLSNLEQAREDAKSLATDIQMAINEHLAES; this is translated from the coding sequence ATGTATTTTGCCAAAGAACATCTTTCTCGCTTAGTCTTGGTTGGTTTTTTTATAGTGATTATCCTAACTATAGCTTTACCGAGTTATTGGACTGGTGATTTAAGGTGGTCAGATGTTCAAGAGGTGAACCTATCCCAATTAAATAGAATCAAAACAACTGGTCTCTATATTAGAGGTTGGCAGAATTTTAAGGTAGAAGTCATATATATAGATGGGAGTCAATGGGTTTATCAAGTTATTGCTAGACAACCTCAGCAATTAGCTGTGTTATTTATGAGAACGCAGCCCTATTATAAAGATAAACCTAGTGTAGAATGGAGTGATTTAGAAGCCCCTGGAGGTTTACAAAGGGATTCTCTGACTAGAATTAAATTTACTGCTCCTGAATCGGACACCGTTACAGCGAGATTCTTACGAGCTAGAATGAATGAGAGAACTTTTGCTATAGTTCAGTGGTACGCTTGGCTAAATGGTGGTAGCTTTCACCCCCAAAATTGGTTTTGGCGAGATCAATTAGCTCAGTTACAAGGAAAACGCTTACCTTGGTTAGCTGTTTCCTTACATATACCAATTAATCCTCTCTCCAATTTAGAACAAGCGAGAGAGGATGCGAAATCCCTAGCCACAGATATTCAAATGGCGATTAATGAGCATTTAGCAGAGAGTTAA
- a CDS encoding DUF2993 domain-containing protein, with the protein MFASFQGLGENTLSKIAEVALSNQLKADKLKVTVKTNPENLAKGIVESLSIDSEGLIMSNNQSLQNLRMTFEQITVNPLQALIGKIKLTQPSQGTAFFVLSRKDLEQHLNRVKPDSLKSINCYIAPDGDLIVKLISSKQELNFQLRPRLCQVSHRVLVEEVTQNNVPELVLKEIEALFNLGHFYLKGLSLKIQSLVVNNGHYSLKAVTEITHFPQVV; encoded by the coding sequence AGGTGAAAACACTCTCAGTAAAATTGCAGAAGTAGCTTTAAGTAATCAGTTAAAAGCAGATAAACTCAAGGTAACTGTCAAAACCAATCCCGAAAATTTAGCGAAAGGGATTGTAGAATCACTTTCTATCGATAGTGAAGGATTGATTATGTCTAATAATCAAAGCCTACAAAACTTGAGAATGACTTTTGAACAGATTACTGTCAATCCCCTACAAGCTTTAATAGGTAAAATTAAGTTGACTCAACCGAGTCAAGGTACGGCTTTTTTTGTTTTAAGTAGAAAAGATTTAGAACAACACTTAAATAGAGTTAAACCTGATAGTCTTAAAAGCATTAATTGTTATATTGCTCCTGATGGTGATTTAATTGTGAAGTTAATCTCATCTAAACAAGAGTTAAACTTTCAACTCAGACCAAGATTATGTCAAGTTAGTCACCGAGTCTTAGTTGAGGAAGTTACCCAAAATAACGTACCAGAGCTAGTCTTAAAAGAAATCGAAGCCTTGTTTAATTTAGGTCATTTTTACTTAAAAGGACTATCTTTAAAAATTCAGAGTTTAGTTGTTAATAACGGTCATTATAGTCTGAAAGCAGTCACAGAAATTACCCATTTTCCCCAGGTTGTTTAG
- a CDS encoding MBL fold metallo-hydrolase — MKLTWLDSNSWLIDVAGKQILLDPWLVGSLVFGNLPWLFKGDRTIAKPIPEQIDLILLSQGLEDHAHKPTLEHLNHDLPVVASPNAAKVVESIGYTQIHTLNHGDVFNFHDVVEIRAFPGSPVGPTLIENAYLLKDLTTGQTLYYEPHGFHSEQIQKYAPVDIVVTPIIDLKLPLLGSVIKGQENALLVCQWLKPQFIIPTAAGGDLKFEGLLMSLLTAEGTAENLQQQLQQSNLTTQVKELLPGEKIEFI, encoded by the coding sequence ATGAAATTAACTTGGCTTGATAGTAATTCGTGGTTAATCGATGTAGCGGGTAAACAAATTTTACTAGATCCTTGGTTGGTAGGGTCTCTGGTCTTTGGTAATTTACCCTGGCTGTTTAAAGGCGATCGCACTATAGCTAAACCCATACCCGAACAAATTGACTTAATTTTACTCTCACAAGGTTTAGAAGATCACGCTCATAAGCCTACTTTAGAACATCTTAATCATGATCTTCCCGTAGTAGCTTCTCCTAATGCAGCTAAAGTGGTTGAGTCAATCGGTTATACTCAAATTCATACACTTAATCATGGTGACGTTTTTAACTTCCATGACGTGGTAGAAATTAGAGCTTTTCCTGGTTCTCCAGTTGGTCCTACTCTCATTGAAAACGCCTATCTGCTCAAAGATTTAACCACAGGTCAAACATTATACTATGAACCCCATGGTTTTCACTCTGAGCAAATTCAAAAATATGCACCAGTAGATATAGTGGTTACTCCCATTATTGACTTAAAACTTCCTTTGTTAGGTTCTGTGATCAAAGGACAAGAAAACGCACTCTTGGTTTGTCAATGGTTGAAACCCCAGTTTATTATTCCTACAGCAGCGGGAGGAGATCTCAAATTTGAAGGGTTACTAATGTCTTTACTAACTGCAGAAGGAACAGCAGAAAATTTACAACAACAACTGCAACAAAGTAATTTAACAACTCAAGTAAAAGAACTATTACCCGGAGAGAAAATAGAGTTTATCTGA